From Clarias gariepinus isolate MV-2021 ecotype Netherlands chromosome 18, CGAR_prim_01v2, whole genome shotgun sequence:
AGGTCAAACCCTGCCCTAGTCTCCCTCTTTATGCTTCTTATTACACACATTTGTTTCTATTCTTTCTTAGGGAACATTACAGTATTCACTCATGATagttctattctattctattctattctattctattctttcCTAATAGAGTGGATCTAGATCACTCAGATATTACAGACTCTCATCTTAAAGGTTGATAGAACAACATATAAACTCTAGCTTTTGAATTATAGTTTACAGTGCAAGAACACAAGCTTACTGCTTATAACATTACCAACAGAACAGAAAAAGGTTTTATAGCAGCTGAGCttaaaacactcacacacacacacacacgcaggcgcgcacgcacacacttccTGAGAGTTTTTCTGTCACTGGCTGAAAAAGTGGAAGTGACCAAGTGTTCATTTTTTCTAACATCACAAAAATACACCCTGTACAgttacagagacagagacagtgagtgtgtgtacgatAACTAACagaacattattaattattattatctgaggAGTTTGTGAGTCTGGATGTAGAATGGAGATGGTCCTCATCTTCACCTTCTGCCTGATTCTAGGTAAGTACAAACACTTCCAAATCCTCAtcagtctcagtgttcagtATCAGTGTCACATTAAAGCTTTGCACTGATGGACATTTAGCACAGAACTTTTATAGAGAGGTTCCAGTGTTTAAAGTAGTGAAGTTCTCAGGGGTGCTGAGAGCTCCTGGTTATCTTCAGAAGCACACAGAGGAGCTTCCACTTCACTTACTGCATGAGGAAACCTACATGTTCAAGTCACCTACACATGGGAACATTATCTCTACTGATTTTCAGTGTAAAATTGACTTTGAAGAGTTTGTGTATCTGTATATGAGCTGAACAACAGTCCTTAACTACAGGTTATGTGTTTAAAGATCAGGACTAATGCTTTATCAGTGCAGTCGGCCTGCAGTCTCATCTCTCTTCTTCCTGTTGTTCAACACAGAATGTGAGTTTAGTGTTTTCTATCGAGTCTAGCCGAGAGCAGATAGTCCTGTTGTAGGACGtggaggatttttttaaatattaatatttcttgtTTAAATACCTGTATTGGTTTTTgctgaggagagagcaaaacTAAAATTTTCCCATcacacttgtttatttttatctgttaaatgagaataataaagaaactatttaaaatgtacaaataaagacttctgacataaacaaataaataaataaataagtgaccAATATAGCCGCAGTCCCACTAGAAATCCCCACAGTCAGGGGTAGAAAGGAAaacattcaaaaataaaataaaataaaataaataaaatacaattttagtTATGTAGTAGCCCAGAATCTAGAGGAAAAGGTACACATGCAGTGTGTCTCAATTCTGGGCCGCATCCTTTGAAGGACACATTTgaagcttacacacacacacacacccacacacacacacacacacacacacacacacacacacacaatattttgaTACAGACTTATTCTTATGTCTTATATGTTACACCATGGTTCTGGATCATATTtcattccactgtatattattctcCAGCTGGTACTGATGCTGTAACTACAGTAACTGGATACAGAGGACGATCAGTTCAGATTAAATGTAACTACACATCTGGATATAAAAAGAACAACAAGTATCTCTGCAGAGGTGAATGTTCCACTTTTTCCAGCTGGGACCTTAAAGACGTTCCTGTTCAGTCTGGATCTCCTGATAAAGACTCCAGATTCTCTCTGTATGACGACACAACAGCCAAAGTCTTCACCGTCAACATCACTGATCTGAGACCAGAGGATGAAGGAATTTACTGGTGTGGGATAGATCAGATAGGACCTGATAAATACACAGAGATTCTACTGCTGGTTAAACCAGGTGAGtgttacacagaggagagtaaaaaaatatcacacattAATTTATTGGTTAACATATTGTGATTGAGAACGACTGGTAAAGCTCCATGTGCAATGTAGAACAGACCTCGTTCATTACATTTGTGAACTAAAAGACTGATAAATTAGACTCAATACCAGGGTCTTTAATCCAGATAATGTTAATCTGGAACATAAAACGACCTGCTTCCATTCCATTCCATTCTTTCAGAAGTTCCTGCTATGActactgtctcacacaccacacactccactTCAACACACTCCCTGAGTACATCAGTACATGCTGAGAGAACACACTCATCATTAGGTATGAACTTCTTGTTTTTCCTCTCCATCACATTTCTCTTACATCATTCATCATGtcgtatatttttatttcagctaATCCACAAACTGATGTTACCTTCTCAACCACCGCTCGCCCATCTCAGGGTTCGTACAATATCATGTGTTCTTTGTTTTctacaggattattttttttctcatctacACCAGGAAGTGAACACAGATCAAACCATTTTGATCAAATAATTAACCAAACATTTGGTGCTAAATTGAAACAAATAACACCTCACATCTTTTCATGAGCATTTTTCTACATCTACATTATCCTCATCTACTTTACATTGCAGattttttgcataataataataataataataataataataataatatggtctCTGTCCTGGTGCTCAGTCTGCTGAAGGAGGTTAAAACTGCAGCTCCAGTGACATTCCTACCTATTATTGTACTTCCACATGTGTGGTATTTATTCAGGTTAAATCTACACATAGTTCACCTACACCTCCCTCAGTCTGGTCTGTCTGAGCAGGTCTGGTTTCTACATTTCCAGTTTCAGTGGTTTGAAAACATTCCCCATAAACTTTGTTTAACTCATGCAGTGTTTAGTCTGTTTGAATGTGACCCTGGTGTTTGACTGACTGTGGTCCTGTACACTGCAGAACAATGTCATTAGGGACGCATCAGTATCATCAGGTATTGGTGTAACACTGTGGTCATGTACTCATACTGTAGAACTGTTCCATTACTGTTACACCAGTAGAACCTCGCAGCACTGCTTCTCTCTCTGTAGTCTGTTATAGCAGTGTGTTTCTTCATCTGTCTGTATTTCACTTGCCAGCTGTGATCTATTTcgatatgcataaaaaaagcatatttaagAATTATAGAATTATTGATTACATTTGGGAAAAGACTAAAGAACAACAATGTTATAAACTGCAGCTGGTAAAGATAACCGTAGCCCTCTTTCAAATAAAACCAAGAGATCTAAATGATCAGAACATGAGTTTAATTTAGATTACACAGTATGATGATGTCTCTCTTCCAGGATTTCCAACTCTTACAGTCGTCATTAGTGTGTCTGTGATTCTGGTGCTGGTTCTCATTGCCCTTGTACTCACTGtcattctacagagaaaagaCAAGACCCAAGgtactataaacacacacacacacacacacacacacacacacacacacacacacatatatagttTCATTTACACAACACTTTAAAGTGTTaacaaataaagagaaaagTCTAAAGATGTCCATGTGTGAGGGTGAAAATGTAAAGCAGGTAAAATGTTTGAGGTTGTCACTGGAACATGATGACAGGTATGAAATAACTAATAAATTGTTggtataataaatgtataaagatgtaTAATAGACTGCCTGTGGACAAATTAGATTCAACAGACATTGTGCACTTGTCTTTTGTGACATTCTGACTttaaagtacaaaataaaatcaatctGATCTCATGTGCTACAGATCCTTAAACACATTTCATTACCATGGAAATCTAAAAGTACaagttatttctttttactCACAACATAACACTGCATAGCCAAAAACGTCTAAACACTAAAATCTTCCTGGGCCACCTTTTTCTTTCACAGCCACTGTCTGCCATGGCATTGTTTAAACACCCATGCATTCAGCGCCcatctctcatcatctcagGATTCtggttcatgtgtgaaaataattcctcacACTCCCAAATCCTCCCTTTCACACtctaagtcctggaatatggcgggtgccatcagggaataaaccctccatagatgtgataacctggtgatttagtacattcaggtggtcagctgacttcatttttattgccacataacgttactgagtctagcaacaaaaaaactacaaaaaaagacaaataagcTATATTTGTTAGTTACGCAAAATTAACTAGCTTCTCAGCTAATTGAAAGCATGCCTGACAGATATTACCGATGAAATTATGAAGAAGTTTCTTTAGAGCTGTGAACTTACAAAGTGAACATCTACCAGGCATTTCTATTTCAAGCATAATTATTAGCTAACAAGATAATACACCAGTTAGGCGGATGAGTAGATAAACTACTGGCTTCTGGATATTTCTTGAAAAAGTTGAGGAAGTAAAACTCACATCCTGTCCTGTCCACAATTTAAAATGGAGTTTTAATTGAAGGAACCAGTGACACCAGTGGGTTGCTTATCAGAGGGTCCAGGGCCTAATCCCTGCCACCACCAGGTTGCTTTTGTTAGGGCACTTAACCCTACTGTATGCCCAGATGCAGGGTGCTCTCAGTGCCAGTCCCACATCTGGGGAAAATTGTGAGTTATGGCAGAAAGGACATCCGGTTCCTGTGGCAGTAACTTATGGATCAAATGATCTGATGTGGCGACATGAGAAAGGGAAAGAGGAAAAGGGAAAGATGTGAGAAAGGGAAAAAGCccatgaaaattattattattattattgttgtttgtgtttatatttaaatttgtcattTAGCCTTAATGTAAAATGGTTAAATGTGTTTTCTCCCCCACTCTCAGCCTCCTCTCCTGGCCAACCTGCACAAAGTTCCTCAGCTCTCCATATGGTAAGTTGCGTTTGTCCAAAATCTTCTTTGGGGTCAACAACCTACAGAAACAGTGTGGTGAATAGACACATGTTTAAATCCAGTACTGATGAATGTAATCAAACCCACAAACCCCAGCAATTAACAGATGAGTTTTTACATTCGTGTTTGAGCAAAACAATCCCTAAACTGTGCTGCACACTGACTCTCCAGGCGTAACCTTGATCATCACTGGACTAAAACAAACACTTGCAATAGCTGAGTTTCTGTTACAATTTGTACGTGTGAAGGTGAATTATAAACAAAATGCTTGTTATGTTTTAggtcaaatacttttttttgtattttttgattTGACACCACGTGTTTTACACATTGGACAATAACAATGGGTTTATCCACTCTTTCGGAATTCAAATTCAGGACTCGAGACAAAGCACACAAGTTAAAAAGCAATTATATTTCCAGTGTGCCACAGGGAGGACTGAACTTAATAATGAAACTGGTCTTGGTAGGTCTGACATTTACCTAGACCAAAGACAAACATGTACTGTCTATAAAACAAGGAAACACCCCTTTGTAATAAAGCTGACAGGAAGTCTATAGTAACTCTCACATTCATCCTTTACAACCTGCATCTCAGCACAGACAAAACATCAAACCTTGATGAGGaggggctacaacagcagaagaccacattatGTTTGACCTCTGAAAGCCTGCTGATTATCTGTAAAACAGGATGGACTGGGACCATGAATGTAAACGCAAGTCAGTTTTATTAAGTGCAAATATATTAACaagcattattttataattaattttcatGTGACAAGAGACATATGTCATCGTTTCTGCCTGGTTGGATTCTCTACCTGAGAATGCGGATATTGAGTGGAGGGACTGTAGTTAATTCAAATTGAGTGACTCAggtggttaaggctctgggttactgatggTGGGTTGGAAATttaagccccagcaccaccatgCTGCAACTGTTGAGCcaccatctactgtacatggtgCTGTCACAGACTGTCAAgtccttaagcaaggcccttatccTTATCCGCTCCAGGGATGGTGTGTCCTGGGTGACCCTCCAAAATGACCCCAGGTCCAAACGGGGATATACAGGAAAGCCACAAAGAAGGGAGACTATATTAaaactctgcacacacacacacacacacacacacacacacacagagacttaAAGCCTGGACTTGAACCCTTAACCCTAGAGGTGTGAAGCCACAGTGATAACCAATACGCCAATGCATGCCACCAAACTTATGACaaattgaataaaaacaaatctataCCAGACTTAGACTGTATCTACAATCTTAACTATTAAGTGCTTAATATTTTACAGgaatgcatttttatgttttgtacacacttcacacttttttttctcttcctctggTCAGGTTCCATGTCCTATCTATGATTTTGAGGAGACTGAAGACAGCAGATGTCTTTCTAACACACTTTACTCCACTGCTCTGCCTCCCTCAATCCCGTCTGAGATTTATTCCAACACTGGATTAAACACAGTTCCACCTGATTCACTAGCTGGTGTTGCTCCGCCAACAGTCGAGAAATTTGATGAAAGTTCAATGTATGCAGCAGTGAGTTTTGACACCATGTCTAATTGATCAGATCCAAGTGAATATGCTACTGTTAACAAAAATAGATAGATATCACTAGTTAGCCTACTTCAGAATGCTAATAATTCTGAGCTATTTTTAATTTGCGTCTAACATTACATTAGAGTTTGTTGTGCTATAGTGCTGATTGGTCAGTAGGTTTACTTTAACTTTCTATAACACCAGAGTGGATTTAAAAAGTATGCCATAAACGTGTATGAAAATTTGCTGTACATGTCtgattttacttttgtttaacACAATATTATAAAGTAAGATTAAGTATGCAGAGTAGAATGATGAAATATTCATGAActtgtttatatttcttttttataaaatgggGAATAATAATGTAAGGGGTAATATAGCACTGTAACCGGTATCGGTATGGGCTAGGTTCGACCGTCTagagaactttattaatcccagagggaaaatgttttgcttgctttgattaatttaccaaaaaaagaagaaattagattagacaaggaaaaaaaagaaagaaaaattaagaaaaatagcaataaatagaagtaaaaatataattaaatataacagTTATATTAGTTACATATTTCTAGAGGataattaataaacacaataataacaaaataacacaatttacaattaaataatcCTCTGGTCTATACCAGCCcagtatttaacattatttatccTGTTTCTGTGAGAAGCACTTGATGGACCGGACATCAAACACTTTCCCCCTCGTATGTAACAAGCTGAAGATTCTCTGTAAAAGGGAAGTGTTAAAAATCTACAAGTGATTCTTAAAGCCAATTCTGACATTTTTAGTCAGATTTTACTAGGTTGTCAATAAAGATAAAGCTTTAATAATGCATCAagtatgttttttgtcattatcattgtattttttattattcttattttctaGTTTTCAACAAGCATGTCATTTCCTATTTTTGTCTTGATGCTGTATCTCACTCtatcttttctcttttcacagtatgtatatatatatatcctcatGAACAATTTGAGAATTGAATTGCACATCAGTCACATGTTCGAACACATTATCTTAACTATTAAACTacagtgttaaagtaaacagtacatgcgtgcacggatgttgactatatgagtaGCGCATGCACACTGAGAGCGAGCATGCAAGGCAATTactcacaattccacagcgTGCGCGTGAAAGAGAAGatccattggctcagttgtgatcatgtgacgatCAGCGGCAAAAAAAAAGCGCATGCGTGTCATCACATGATACTCGTTTATCAAGGCAAAATTTgtaaatagtaataattttgcTCATCTTCGTGAGggctcgcaaaccgtgttactcgcaatctgaggttccactataTGTATTGTCGGGATTATTGATGAAtataatgtgtttatatattaattcatAACCTGCtcagagtatatatatatatatatatatatatatatatatatatatatatatatatatatatatattctgagCAGGTTatgaattaatatataaacacattattttCATCAATAATCCCGACCTCTGTTTATGAAAATGAGAGAGCAAATATGCAGTGTGTGATAATGTTAAATACATATGGGGTGGTCATCTGAATCTGAATGAGGAAATGCTCTATTAGTCTCTGCTCATATTGTGGGCTTCTTTCAAAAACGAGAGACCAGTTAATCTCCTCTAGTGTTATCTTGGATCACACAGACAAATGTACATTATTCTGTAATTATGTCAACATGTAAGCACTCATGCTGAAATCTTCTTGTTTTATCAGTTTCATAATCTATTTTCAAAATGTGCAACATACTTCAACATGTATCCTGGTCATTAAGGAATTGTGGTCAACCAATCTTATTAATATGACTGAACaatattcctaaaaaaaaaaaaaaaaaatgtgtgaatgtgttttatGGCTGCAAACCACTAGAGGACATCAGAGACATTTTGCCATCTCTTTTGAAACACCCTGTAAAGTCACTGATTAAAGTGTCATTTTGCACTTAACTAAAATTGCCTGTTGCACATGCATTATCCTGTAGACGAGAGAAACAAATACCTACCTATAATTAATGGCATTATTCTCTTACTACTTTAATAggtaatatacaaataaaagacaGCTACAAATGAACAGAAGTAGGTTACTGAGAGCAGAACTTGGAACACTGGATAGATAAATATGTGAAGGTTTTTTCTTAGAGTTGCACCATCACTATTTAAAAATCCAGTCAGGAGGGTGTTGATCTATACTGATGAGAATTGCACTCTGTAACTCATCAAAAGCTGCAAAAACGTTTcgtactttgctgtaaccctgttccctgaaaaggcaggaacgagatggtgcgtgaaaacgctatgggaacatcttgtcatgttgccagttgtgaagcatgtgtgtaccaaacacgccaaatttttggcttttataacctcggtcaggtgacgtcatctgataggacgcacctgcaagttataaataggagtgaaccggaaacattcctcagattgatttgtctaaacggacgtccggtcacataggcagccttttcagggaacagggttacagcaaagtaacccgagacgttccctttcaaaggctacactcgatgctgcgtgaaaacgctatgggaacgagagtaccaacgccgccgcactgcggcatgaacatccaaactataaatgtaataaatgtgtgtggagaggacaaccctccgtgtcacacacttgctgcaggggaatacctcttgctagtgcaatagatgaggcgatccccctggttgaatgagccctgattcctagaggcaaagtgagcccacgcgcctcataggagggggcaatagcccagtgtagtgggggccaccccccgttgcggccccagaccatgtaaaagctgctctgacttacgccactagctgatgctgtggacgtaaatctgaagagcacgtactggacacagtaagtgaagtctttcctgctccgaagctgtaaaggcggaggacagaaggcttcaaaacaataggatgcatgttggcaaatgtgtgcggagaggaccaaccctccgcgtcacatacttgctgcaagggaatacctcttgctagtgcaattgatgaggctattcccctggttgaatgagccctgattcctagaggcaaagtgagcccacgggcctcataggagagggcaatagcatctctcacgcagcttgtggccccgaaacatgtaaaagctgctctgacttatgccactggctgatgcggtggacgtgaatctgaagagcacgtactagacacagtgagtgaagtctctcctgctccgaagctgtaaaggcggaggacagaaggcttcaaaaacaatagggatgtccgatcctcttagagaggtaacaccatttagaaaaaccatcttaagggtcagaaacctgaggcgctgactctagtggttcaacaaggggcacaagccaaaggacaaattttttctgcagatactccagcactgaaagcattcggcagtggactgggtctacctgcttcgtcatgcaccaactttggaatacattctatttgaggggaggcagtcctagtacttagaatagtcttaatttcgctggctggaagaccagcttgacttcagtcagagagtagtaaaagagacatttgctgatcttgcgaggcaaagaggtccacctccgctacatgaaattttcccagaatgtaaattgccctgagggacaggaatctggtgcgctagctatttagcggcgcgagcacagtccgccctggcgattaatatataagactgccatagtgttgtccacccgcactaggacatggtagtctcaactgctggaggaagtgctttagggcctgaaatagagccatgattttgaggcagtTGATGTgtcgcgcaaaaagatggcccctccagctcccttgggctggacggtcatttaagaccgcaccccagcccatgagggaagcgtctgtcgttagcatctgcgacgacaagacgaacttagagtgggacccagagtcagaaaccggggtctaaaccacataggaagggtacaaagcacctggcgcgtagcccttattggggattggccccagagtaaaatcccctggttcttagccacaactgaaatgctctcatgtgcagaaggtccaaaggtgtcaccgtggatacagctgccatgagagctaagatctctgaaagtgatggtcactttctggtctagcttgatttccttgacggtgttgagaatggattcgacacgagcgggggacagctgtgcccgcttacgctcaaattccatgtgacacccaaaaatgtggtcctctaaacaggaaagagcatgctttcatggcattggatctcaatcctagaaaacaaagattagctagaaggacatgctgatgtcgaagcgctagctactgagactgggccagccagtcatgtaattcaatacggatgctctggagtcgtaagagccagaactacatccatgtattttgtgtatgtgcgagtgaaaaagctagaccaaatggaaggacccgatactggtaagcttcgcccccgaaagcgaacctcaggaatatatttccattgatttatttttagatagcggtaaagcccgcaaaatctaaaaaattggacgcagccccccgttcctcttgcactttctggtttcatggaagtggagaccaagCCATTggaacgcggagggtgatgtgagaactgaatcctgtagttttggagactggagttgcccgaaacaccagtggtggcggagcaagaacaccaacctcttgggggtgccagggagaacacttcattctttaaaaggaattctgcgtgcctctccccattggggggccacccccacggtcctgggcacatgaacctcagggcttctttgtgaagacaatatgccagtctgacctcttttgaggcggattgcgtgatgcaccccaatcttgcgagggggtgcccagctcaaaaacactctccttgtgtgttacatgcctcgcaacagtcagacccggtcgagactgggtggccgacagtcccaactcttgagcaaggcagggaaggaatttcccgaaggcttgttatataacttcgcctcatgaacctagtggcgaccaagataacgacatcgccaagtaggccgggaggcgagatgaggcatcgaggaggaatacacgatccttctccttaatgcccctgagattcaaccacaagggCCTCTCACAAGTGCCTCTCACAAgtgcggagaccatagcagccataaaacggccgttagcacaagccgtctgctttgttgcacgaagagacaagtctgtggcccggcgtaaatccaatacgccttaccttgcagagccccgccagtactcaagtctctcagcaggtcagcctggtaggtgtgcaaaaccgccatggtgtgcaatgcgccaacctgacctgctgcctgaaaagcttttccctccagggaagataaaaagtctacacagcttgaaaggaagtaatagcttttcaggaaggatgatgtcccagaagagagatagcctggaagcgtctcttctatctgggtgtcatcatataactccgcgtttctacctcaattatatttaaataaataaataagttgatggcaggaaaacacgggatgaatacagcttactccatgaaagggttagttcatatggagattgctaagaaaaggggagagagcgtcgttaaggctccgcccccggccacccgacagaacctgccgtctatgtttttatttatttatttttaagtgcttagaggctattaccatctccgcggaagcaagagaggatgtttatccttgcccattcacaagaagcgcagcgcgcgcttgcgagcggacagagggatttcccgatccgatgagaacgcgaaagaaaggagttttaaatccgtctctcactgctctgccggatgcacgagtttaagccccaggaatgcgcggcggctcggaatgcgaggcgcgcgcgtagcacttaatcgaagcagtaaagtgtagagatcgccctccgatatggattatacacacggagggacatctcatttaaactcattattggtgagttaaacacttattttgctggttagacacacacgcttacaactaggtgaagacaagaatctgaggaatgtttccggttcactcctatttataacctgcaggtgcgtcctatcagatgacgtcacctgaccgaggttataaaagccaaaaatttggcgtgtttggtacacacatgcttcacaaccggcaacatcacaagatgttcccataccgttttcacgcagcat
This genomic window contains:
- the LOC128506984 gene encoding CMRF35-like molecule 3, which translates into the protein MEMVLIFTFCLILAGTDAVTTVTGYRGRSVQIKCNYTSGYKKNNKYLCRGECSTFSSWDLKDVPVQSGSPDKDSRFSLYDDTTAKVFTVNITDLRPEDEGIYWCGIDQIGPDKYTEILLLVKPEVPAMTTVSHTTHSTSTHSLSTSVHAERTHSSLG